The Brassica napus cultivar Da-Ae chromosome C7, Da-Ae, whole genome shotgun sequence genome has a segment encoding these proteins:
- the LOC106348865 gene encoding ER membrane protein complex subunit 6-like isoform X2, which yields MGSSEKRSKDVVMSDIPTFSAENLQKNLKVIQNCRTFLSIIAGVLAGIIGFTGLTGFVFYFVVMLITSVGLMAKAGFSADVYFDSWNRVLFDGFLGGLMSFVLFWTFAYDLVHIF from the exons ATGGGTTCATCTGAGAAGAGATCAAAGGATGTCGTCATGAGTGACATACCAACCTTCAGTGCTGAGAATCTTCAGAAAAATCTCAAAGTCATTCAGAACTg CCGGACCTTTCTGTCTATTATTGCTGGAGTCCTTGCTGGAATTATTGGATTCACTGGCTTGACCGGCTTTGTGTTTTACTTTGTGGTGATGTTGATCACATCAGTTGGGCTCATGGCCAAGGCAGGCTTCTCAGCTGACGTGTACTTTGATTCATGGAACCGGGTCCTTTTTGATGGCTTCCTTGGTGGCCTTATG tcCTTTGTGCTCTTCTGGAC ATTTGCTTACGACTTGGTGCATATTTTCTGA
- the LOC106348865 gene encoding ER membrane protein complex subunit 6-like isoform X1 produces MGSSEKRSKDVVMSDIPTFSAENLQKNLKVIQNCRTFLSIIAGVLAGIIGFTGLTGFVFYFVVMLITSVGLMAKAGFSADVYFDSWNRVLFDGFLGGLMSFVLFWTYPFNLNIWWSN; encoded by the exons ATGGGTTCATCTGAGAAGAGATCAAAGGATGTCGTCATGAGTGACATACCAACCTTCAGTGCTGAGAATCTTCAGAAAAATCTCAAAGTCATTCAGAACTg CCGGACCTTTCTGTCTATTATTGCTGGAGTCCTTGCTGGAATTATTGGATTCACTGGCTTGACCGGCTTTGTGTTTTACTTTGTGGTGATGTTGATCACATCAGTTGGGCTCATGGCCAAGGCAGGCTTCTCAGCTGACGTGTACTTTGATTCATGGAACCGGGTCCTTTTTGATGGCTTCCTTGGTGGCCTTATG tcCTTTGTGCTCTTCTGGACGTATCCTTTTAATCTCAATATCTGGTGGTCAAACTAA